One genomic region from Bacillus sp. SLBN-46 encodes:
- the spoVM gene encoding stage V sporulation protein SpoVM, whose amino-acid sequence MKFYTIKLPKFLGGLVRAMIGAFKKNE is encoded by the coding sequence ATGAAATTTTATACAATTAAACTGCCAAAATTTTTAGGCGGACTAGTCCGAGCGATGATTGGGGCATTTAAAAAGAATGAATAG
- a CDS encoding Stp1/IreP family PP2C-type Ser/Thr phosphatase, giving the protein MKAVFMTDRGKVRLHNEDAGGVFVNQDGDRLAIVADGMGGHRAGDVASEMTITQLKSEWEASKGIATAEEAEQWLKEKITVVNQILFDHATNHPECDGMGTTIVAAIATDRFATLANIGDSRGYIYNESGFKQVTEDHSLVNELVRSGQISKEDAEHHPRKNVLLRALGTEKMVELDTKTIMFEEGDIILLCSDGLSNKVSEKEMMTILLNEDPLEQKADSLIALANNYGGEDNITLAIVEFSDVSEGDA; this is encoded by the coding sequence ATGAAAGCAGTTTTCATGACAGATCGAGGGAAAGTACGACTTCATAATGAGGATGCTGGAGGAGTATTTGTAAACCAGGATGGTGATCGCCTAGCCATTGTTGCTGATGGGATGGGAGGTCACCGTGCAGGTGATGTTGCCAGTGAAATGACAATTACACAATTAAAAAGTGAATGGGAAGCCTCTAAAGGAATTGCTACTGCTGAGGAAGCCGAGCAATGGTTGAAGGAAAAAATAACAGTAGTTAATCAAATACTGTTCGACCATGCGACGAATCATCCTGAATGTGATGGAATGGGTACAACGATCGTTGCGGCTATAGCCACTGATCGCTTTGCAACCTTAGCAAATATTGGAGACAGCCGTGGCTATATTTATAATGAATCTGGATTTAAACAGGTTACAGAAGACCATTCACTTGTAAATGAACTTGTGAGGTCTGGACAAATCTCGAAAGAAGATGCCGAACACCATCCAAGAAAAAATGTGTTACTCCGAGCTTTAGGAACAGAAAAAATGGTTGAGTTGGATACTAAAACCATAATGTTCGAAGAAGGGGATATTATCCTTTTATGTTCAGATGGTCTTTCAAATAAAGTAAGTGAAAAAGAAATGATGACCATTCTCTTAAATGAAGATCCTTTAGAACAAAAAGCAGATTCACTTATCGCACTAGCCAACAACTACGGTGGAGAAGATAACATTACACTGGCTATTGTAGAGTTTAGTGACGTCAGCGAGGGTGATGCATAA
- the rlmN gene encoding 23S rRNA (adenine(2503)-C(2))-methyltransferase RlmN has product MEQLNTTEKKTTLDNNLPSIYSLELHQLKEWLSENGEKPFRAEQIFDWLYKKRITSFEDMSNLAKGLRDKLSNHFQITTLNTVIQQTSADGTIKFLFELHDGYSIETVLMRHDYGNSVCVTTQVGCRIGCTFCASTLGGLKRHLEAGEIVAQVVKVQQALDETEERVSSVVIMGIGEPFDNYDNMMSFLKIINHEKALNIGARHITVSTSGIVPKIYQFADEDMQINFAISLHAPNTELRSRLMPINKAYKLDDLMKAVRYYIDKTGRRISFEYGLFGGVNDSTEHAEELATLLNGVKCHVNLIPVNYVPERDYVRTPRDKIFAFEKTLKKRGINVTIRREQGSDIAAACGQLRAKERKEETR; this is encoded by the coding sequence TTGGAACAATTAAATACAACTGAGAAGAAAACAACATTAGATAATAACCTGCCCTCCATCTATTCCTTGGAGCTTCATCAATTAAAGGAATGGTTATCAGAGAATGGAGAAAAGCCATTCCGTGCAGAGCAAATCTTCGATTGGCTTTACAAAAAAAGAATTACTTCTTTTGAAGATATGAGCAACTTAGCAAAAGGCTTAAGAGATAAGCTCTCAAATCATTTTCAAATCACTACCTTAAATACGGTCATTCAACAGACTTCAGCTGATGGAACGATTAAGTTCTTATTTGAACTTCATGATGGATATTCGATTGAAACCGTTCTAATGCGTCATGATTACGGGAACTCCGTTTGTGTTACAACTCAGGTTGGCTGTCGAATTGGCTGTACCTTTTGTGCATCGACATTAGGTGGATTGAAAAGGCATCTAGAAGCAGGAGAGATTGTTGCCCAAGTAGTTAAGGTACAACAGGCACTTGATGAAACTGAGGAACGCGTAAGCTCTGTGGTCATTATGGGTATTGGTGAACCATTTGATAACTATGATAATATGATGTCATTTCTAAAAATAATCAATCATGAAAAAGCACTAAATATCGGAGCACGGCATATTACCGTTTCGACTAGTGGTATTGTACCTAAAATTTATCAGTTTGCTGATGAAGATATGCAGATTAATTTTGCTATTTCACTACATGCTCCGAATACGGAATTGCGTTCAAGGTTAATGCCAATCAACAAAGCGTATAAACTTGATGACTTAATGAAAGCAGTACGATATTATATCGATAAGACAGGTCGTCGAATTAGCTTTGAATACGGTCTTTTTGGTGGAGTGAATGATTCCACAGAGCATGCAGAGGAATTAGCAACTCTTTTAAATGGGGTTAAATGCCATGTGAATCTAATTCCAGTCAATTATGTCCCTGAAAGGGATTATGTTCGTACTCCAAGGGACAAAATTTTTGCTTTTGAAAAAACACTTAAAAAACGTGGTATTAATGTGACAATTCGCCGAGAGCAGGGGTCAGATATTGCTGCAGCATGTGGACAACTTCGTGCAAAGGAGCGAAAAGAGGAGACGAGGTAA
- the rpe gene encoding ribulose-phosphate 3-epimerase, whose amino-acid sequence MVKIAPSILSADFSKLGEEVLAVEKGGADYIHIDVMDGHFVPNITIGPLIVEAIRPVTKLPLDVHLMIENPDQYIEAFAKAGADYITVHVEACRHLHRTIQSIKSFGIKAGVVLNPATPVETIQHIIGDIDMVLLMSVNPGFGGQKFIPEVLPKIKKVKALAEQKGVDIEIEIDGGVNPETAKDCIEAGATVLVAGSAVYNQPDYAKAISLIKG is encoded by the coding sequence ATGGTGAAAATAGCACCCTCAATTCTTTCAGCTGATTTTTCTAAATTAGGAGAAGAGGTTTTAGCTGTAGAGAAAGGAGGAGCTGACTACATTCATATTGATGTCATGGATGGTCATTTTGTACCCAATATTACAATTGGTCCACTTATAGTGGAAGCGATTCGTCCAGTCACAAAATTGCCGCTTGATGTTCATTTAATGATTGAAAATCCTGATCAGTATATAGAAGCGTTTGCTAAAGCGGGAGCTGACTATATAACTGTTCATGTGGAAGCATGTCGTCATCTCCACCGGACCATTCAGAGTATTAAATCATTTGGAATCAAGGCAGGGGTGGTCTTAAATCCAGCGACCCCAGTTGAGACCATTCAACATATTATTGGTGACATTGATATGGTGTTATTAATGTCAGTCAATCCAGGGTTTGGGGGACAAAAATTCATCCCAGAGGTTCTTCCCAAAATCAAAAAAGTAAAAGCGTTAGCTGAGCAAAAAGGGGTAGATATTGAAATCGAAATTGATGGCGGTGTCAACCCTGAAACAGCAAAAGATTGCATTGAAGCAGGGGCAACTGTCCTTGTTGCAGGATCAGCTGTATATAATCAACCTGACTATGCAAAAGCAATTTCATTAATTAAAGGCTAG
- the sdaAB gene encoding L-serine ammonia-lyase, iron-sulfur-dependent subunit beta gives MKYRSVFDIIGPVMIGPSSSHTAGAARIGRVARSLFGREPKWANISLYGSFAKTYKGHGTDVAIVGGLLDFDTDDKRIINAIDIAEDRGMKLRFIEEDAVTDHPNTARIFIGDHDGELELVGISIGGGKIEITELNGFELKLSGNHPAILVVHNDRFGAIAAVSNTLAKYEINIGHMEVSRKEKGKLALMTIEVDQNMDDSILLELEELPNILKVTKIVD, from the coding sequence GTGAAGTATAGAAGTGTGTTCGACATTATTGGTCCGGTTATGATAGGTCCATCCAGTTCACATACGGCTGGGGCCGCGAGAATAGGTCGTGTGGCAAGAAGTTTATTTGGCAGAGAACCAAAATGGGCAAATATCTCATTGTATGGGTCCTTTGCAAAAACGTATAAGGGTCATGGAACAGATGTAGCCATTGTTGGTGGATTATTAGATTTTGACACAGATGATAAAAGAATTATAAATGCGATTGATATCGCAGAAGATAGAGGCATGAAATTACGATTTATAGAAGAAGATGCTGTGACAGATCATCCAAATACAGCTAGAATCTTCATTGGCGATCATGATGGGGAACTAGAGTTAGTAGGAATCTCAATAGGCGGTGGGAAAATTGAGATTACTGAACTTAATGGCTTTGAACTAAAGTTATCAGGAAACCATCCTGCTATTCTTGTTGTTCATAACGACCGTTTTGGAGCCATTGCTGCTGTTTCCAACACTCTTGCTAAATATGAAATAAATATTGGTCACATGGAGGTATCCCGAAAAGAAAAAGGGAAACTTGCACTGATGACTATTGAAGTGGATCAAAATATGGATGATAGCATTTTACTAGAGCTTGAAGAACTTCCAAATATATTAAAAGTGACCAAAATTGTAGATTAA
- the rpmB gene encoding 50S ribosomal protein L28 translates to MPRKCVVTGKKTTTGNARSHAMNANKRTWGANLQKVRILVDGKPKRVWVSARALRSGKVERV, encoded by the coding sequence ATGCCACGTAAATGTGTAGTAACTGGAAAGAAAACAACAACTGGTAACGCACGTTCACACGCTATGAACGCAAACAAGCGTACATGGGGTGCTAACCTACAAAAAGTACGTATTCTTGTTGATGGAAAGCCTAAGCGTGTTTGGGTTTCTGCAAGAGCGTTAAGATCAGGTAAAGTAGAACGCGTATAA
- a CDS encoding thiamine diphosphokinase: protein MIINILAGGPEDLLPDLTEYIEENSIWIGVDRGVYHLLRKNIKPTIAFGDFDSVSQEEWNFIEGQVSELKKFKPEKDETDMELALNWALEQKPSIVRLFGATGGRLDHLLANVHLLLNPLRAKNPAHVTLIDRFNTVFLSDPGSYTIEKKKGQKYISFVPLTLEVSNLTLEGFKFPLKNRHISLGSTLCISNELISDYGTFSFSEGILIVIRSHD, encoded by the coding sequence ATGATTATTAACATTCTTGCGGGAGGTCCAGAAGACCTGCTCCCGGACTTAACAGAATATATAGAAGAAAACAGCATTTGGATTGGAGTAGACCGCGGAGTATATCATTTATTAAGAAAAAACATCAAACCAACCATTGCATTTGGAGACTTCGATTCTGTTTCACAGGAAGAATGGAACTTCATTGAAGGACAGGTTTCTGAACTTAAGAAATTTAAACCAGAGAAAGACGAAACTGACATGGAACTTGCCCTTAACTGGGCATTAGAGCAGAAACCGTCTATTGTCCGATTATTTGGGGCAACCGGGGGAAGATTAGACCATTTATTAGCCAATGTACATCTATTGTTAAACCCATTAAGAGCAAAAAACCCCGCTCATGTGACCTTGATTGACCGCTTTAACACGGTTTTTTTAAGTGATCCGGGAAGCTATACCATTGAAAAAAAGAAAGGACAAAAATACATTTCATTTGTACCGTTAACCCTTGAAGTTAGTAATCTCACACTGGAAGGTTTTAAATTTCCATTGAAAAACCGGCATATTTCACTTGGATCGACACTATGTATTAGTAATGAACTTATTAGTGATTATGGTACTTTTTCATTTTCCGAAGGCATATTAATAGTGATAAGAAGTCACGATTAA
- the pknB gene encoding Stk1 family PASTA domain-containing Ser/Thr kinase: MMIGKRLSGRYKILDMVGGGGMANVYLAHDMILDRDVAVKMLRLDFANDEEFIRRFRREAQSATSLAHPNIVSIYDVGEENDLYYIVMEYVDGQTLKQYIQQNSPLKVEDAIGIMRQLTSAISHAHQNHIIHRDIKPHNILIDHDGNVKVTDFGIAMALSATSITQTNSVLGSVHYLSPEQARGGMANGKSDIYSLGIVMFELLTGRLPFSGESAVSIALKHLQSETPSVRRWNSNIPQSVENIVLKATAKDPFHRYNSVEEMEEDLRTALDTERGNEAKFVIPIDNDATKAIPVITNDKPLKNLDETLVHSNEKPLPGPKDDLKEGSGKKKRKKWPVILISTFLVLAILGLLAITFLPGLLSPKDVKIPDVSGMELDEAISKLKLSGLEVDKKIEIEDEDVEKGKVVKTNPESGTTVKENSKINLYISTGKEKFELSDYVGRQYEDVIRLLDNYNFKDIKKIEKHDDSEPGTIISQNPSGGEKVVPEETELEFEVSKGPEKIVLKDLTQYNLKGAQDYASLVGLTLDASQEKYDDTIPAGMVISQSPEPGTELKKGDKVTVVISKGKEDKPPKEVIIELDIPFEPAVPGEPGQKQLVTILIEDMNHSMTEPAETFYITENTKKQIKLMIPYGKKAGYKVIRDSKVIIDENKNYSDVE, from the coding sequence ATGATGATTGGAAAAAGATTAAGCGGCCGCTATAAAATCTTGGATATGGTTGGCGGAGGCGGAATGGCTAATGTTTATTTAGCGCACGATATGATCCTTGATCGTGATGTGGCTGTTAAAATGCTTCGCCTTGATTTTGCCAATGACGAGGAATTTATCCGGAGATTCCGTAGGGAAGCTCAATCAGCAACAAGCCTTGCACACCCTAATATTGTTAGTATTTACGATGTCGGCGAGGAAAATGATTTATATTATATTGTGATGGAATATGTGGATGGACAGACATTAAAACAATACATACAGCAGAATTCTCCATTAAAAGTCGAGGATGCCATCGGGATCATGAGACAGTTAACTTCAGCCATTTCTCATGCTCATCAAAATCATATAATCCATCGTGATATTAAGCCTCATAATATCTTGATTGACCATGATGGGAATGTAAAGGTGACTGATTTTGGAATTGCTATGGCACTAAGTGCAACAAGCATCACACAGACTAATTCAGTCTTAGGCTCTGTTCATTATTTATCACCCGAGCAAGCCCGTGGTGGAATGGCAAATGGAAAGTCGGATATATATTCCTTAGGAATTGTTATGTTTGAATTGTTGACTGGGCGGCTCCCATTCTCGGGTGAATCAGCCGTGTCCATCGCTTTAAAGCATCTCCAGTCGGAAACACCTTCCGTAAGAAGGTGGAACTCAAACATTCCGCAAAGTGTGGAAAACATTGTTCTTAAGGCAACTGCCAAAGATCCATTTCATCGTTATAACAGTGTAGAAGAAATGGAAGAAGACTTACGCACGGCGCTTGACACTGAAAGGGGAAATGAAGCAAAGTTTGTTATTCCGATAGATAATGATGCTACAAAAGCGATTCCAGTTATAACAAATGATAAACCACTTAAAAATTTGGATGAAACATTAGTTCATAGTAATGAGAAACCATTGCCTGGTCCAAAGGATGACTTAAAGGAGGGCTCAGGCAAAAAGAAACGTAAAAAGTGGCCGGTAATATTAATATCTACCTTTCTTGTATTAGCCATTCTTGGATTATTAGCAATTACCTTTTTACCTGGATTATTATCTCCGAAGGATGTAAAAATCCCAGATGTAAGCGGCATGGAGTTGGATGAAGCAATATCCAAGCTCAAGCTAAGTGGGTTAGAAGTGGATAAAAAGATTGAGATCGAAGATGAAGACGTGGAAAAAGGAAAAGTGGTAAAGACTAATCCTGAAAGCGGCACGACAGTAAAGGAGAATTCAAAAATAAACCTTTATATTAGTACGGGCAAAGAAAAATTTGAACTATCCGATTATGTGGGCCGGCAATATGAAGATGTCATTCGTTTGTTGGATAATTATAATTTCAAAGATATTAAAAAAATCGAGAAACACGATGATAGTGAGCCTGGAACCATCATAAGTCAGAATCCTTCAGGTGGCGAAAAGGTTGTTCCTGAGGAAACTGAATTAGAGTTTGAAGTGAGTAAGGGGCCGGAAAAAATTGTATTAAAGGATTTAACACAATACAATTTAAAAGGAGCGCAAGATTATGCCTCTCTAGTAGGATTAACCCTTGATGCTTCACAAGAAAAATATGATGATACTATCCCAGCAGGTATGGTTATATCCCAATCGCCTGAACCAGGAACCGAGTTGAAAAAGGGAGACAAGGTGACGGTCGTGATATCAAAAGGAAAAGAAGATAAACCACCAAAAGAGGTCATCATTGAACTAGATATTCCCTTTGAGCCAGCAGTTCCAGGAGAGCCCGGTCAGAAGCAGCTTGTTACAATCTTGATTGAGGATATGAATCATAGTATGACAGAACCTGCAGAGACCTTCTATATTACGGAAAATACAAAGAAACAAATTAAATTAATGATTCCATACGGGAAGAAAGCCGGCTACAAGGTCATTCGTGATTCAAAAGTTATTATTGATGAAAATAAAAACTACTCAGATGTGGAATAA
- the rsgA gene encoding ribosome small subunit-dependent GTPase A: MPEGKIVKALSGFYYVLHNERLIQCRGRGIFRKNKITPLVGDEVVFQAENDLEGYILEVKERKNELVRPPIANVDQAILVFSAVEPDFSTVLLDRFLVLVEYNHIEPLICITKMDLTNEAQKQVIAEFAEHYRKAGYEVILTSSETEMGIELLNPHVENKISVFAGQSGVGKSSLLNVLRPDLELKTNDISSHLGRGKHTTRHVELIQIGQGLIADTPGFSSLEFTNIEAEELTSCFPEIQRASENCKFRGCLHVTEPKCAVKSGVESGEIPGYRYQHYVDFLQEIKDRKPRY; the protein is encoded by the coding sequence ATGCCTGAAGGAAAAATTGTTAAAGCATTAAGTGGTTTTTATTATGTTCTTCATAATGAAAGACTGATCCAGTGTAGGGGAAGAGGCATCTTTCGAAAAAACAAGATTACCCCACTTGTGGGAGATGAGGTCGTTTTTCAAGCGGAAAATGATTTAGAAGGATACATTTTAGAAGTTAAAGAGCGCAAAAATGAATTGGTGCGTCCACCCATTGCCAATGTTGATCAGGCTATTCTTGTGTTTTCGGCTGTTGAGCCTGACTTTAGTACAGTACTATTGGATAGGTTTCTAGTTTTAGTTGAGTATAATCACATCGAACCACTAATCTGTATTACAAAAATGGATTTGACAAATGAAGCGCAAAAACAGGTGATAGCTGAATTCGCAGAACACTATCGGAAAGCTGGTTATGAGGTCATTCTTACATCATCAGAAACAGAAATGGGGATTGAATTGTTAAATCCACATGTGGAGAATAAAATTTCTGTTTTTGCAGGACAATCGGGGGTAGGAAAGTCTTCCTTATTAAATGTACTGAGACCTGATTTAGAATTAAAAACAAATGATATATCATCCCATCTAGGCCGAGGGAAGCATACAACAAGACATGTTGAACTCATTCAAATTGGCCAAGGTCTCATTGCAGATACACCAGGATTTAGCTCATTAGAATTTACAAACATTGAAGCAGAAGAGTTAACTTCTTGTTTTCCTGAGATACAAAGAGCCAGTGAGAATTGTAAGTTTAGAGGATGTTTGCATGTGACTGAGCCTAAATGTGCAGTAAAGTCGGGAGTTGAATCAGGTGAAATACCGGGATACCGGTATCAACATTATGTGGACTTCCTCCAAGAAATAAAAGATAGAAAGCCGAGGTACTAA
- a CDS encoding DAK2 domain-containing protein: protein MSITALDGKRFAEMVIQGANHLAANAKMVDALNVFPVPDGDTGTNMNLSMTSGAKEVRNNVQEHIGKVGVSLSKGLLMGARGNSGVILSQLFRGFSKAVESKAEISAKDFAQALDAGVETAYKAVMKPVEGTILTVAKDSAKKGVQAAQKSNDIIMIMEEVVKEAKASLKRTPDLLPVLKEVGVVDSGGQGLVFVYEGFLAVLKGEKLPESPITPSMNEMVNAEHHKSVQSHMNTADIEFGYCTEFMVRFEADKVTKHPFDEGNFRNDLSKLGDSLLVIADEDVVKVHIHSEQPGEVLTYGQKYGNLINMKIENMRQQHSNIVGESHTAIDSELPKAPKELQEYGIVTVSMGSGIAELFKSIGAHAVIEGGQTMNPSTEDIVKAVKEVNAKKVFILPNNKNIIMAAQQAADVSDEEIYVIPSKTVPQGLSALLAFNPSTDVKTNESAMMDALQHVKTGQITFAVRDTQIDGLEIEKDDFMGISEGKIVIKNKDKENAAKDLLSQMLDEDSEILTIIYGEDVTEEEVTSLTQFVEENFADVEIEVHNGGQPLYSFIFSIE from the coding sequence GTGTCAATAACAGCATTAGATGGAAAACGTTTTGCCGAAATGGTAATTCAAGGTGCAAATCATTTGGCAGCAAATGCTAAAATGGTTGATGCTTTGAACGTTTTTCCTGTGCCCGACGGTGATACTGGAACAAATATGAACTTATCAATGACCTCCGGGGCGAAGGAAGTAAGAAATAATGTTCAGGAACATATTGGTAAAGTTGGAGTTTCCCTTTCAAAAGGGTTGCTAATGGGAGCACGTGGAAATTCAGGAGTTATTCTTTCCCAATTATTCCGTGGCTTTTCTAAAGCGGTTGAATCGAAAGCTGAGATTTCCGCGAAAGATTTTGCGCAAGCATTAGACGCAGGCGTAGAAACAGCTTATAAAGCGGTAATGAAGCCTGTAGAAGGAACGATCCTAACCGTGGCGAAGGATTCAGCTAAGAAGGGTGTGCAAGCTGCCCAAAAATCCAATGATATTATTATGATCATGGAAGAAGTGGTGAAAGAAGCAAAGGCTTCATTAAAACGTACGCCTGATTTACTACCCGTATTAAAAGAAGTAGGTGTGGTAGATAGTGGCGGACAAGGACTTGTTTTCGTTTACGAAGGCTTCCTTGCAGTTTTAAAGGGTGAAAAGCTTCCTGAATCTCCTATTACTCCTTCAATGAACGAAATGGTTAATGCGGAGCATCATAAAAGTGTCCAGAGTCATATGAATACAGCGGATATTGAATTTGGATATTGTACAGAATTCATGGTAAGGTTTGAAGCTGATAAGGTGACCAAGCATCCATTTGATGAAGGTAATTTCCGTAACGACCTAAGTAAGTTAGGTGATTCTTTATTGGTGATTGCTGATGAAGATGTAGTAAAAGTACATATTCATTCTGAGCAGCCTGGTGAAGTATTAACCTATGGTCAAAAGTATGGAAATTTAATTAACATGAAAATAGAAAACATGCGTCAGCAGCATTCTAATATTGTTGGTGAATCCCATACAGCAATTGATTCCGAGCTTCCTAAAGCTCCAAAAGAACTTCAAGAATACGGAATTGTTACTGTTTCGATGGGTTCAGGAATTGCGGAATTATTTAAAAGTATTGGTGCACATGCTGTCATTGAAGGCGGTCAGACGATGAATCCGAGCACGGAAGATATCGTGAAAGCCGTTAAAGAAGTCAATGCAAAAAAGGTATTTATCTTACCGAATAACAAAAATATTATCATGGCCGCTCAGCAGGCAGCTGATGTTTCAGATGAAGAAATTTATGTCATCCCGTCTAAAACAGTTCCTCAAGGACTTTCAGCATTGTTAGCATTCAATCCTTCAACAGATGTGAAGACTAATGAGTCTGCGATGATGGATGCCCTACAGCATGTTAAGACGGGACAAATTACGTTCGCCGTTCGTGACACGCAAATTGATGGCTTAGAAATTGAAAAAGATGATTTCATGGGCATCTCTGAGGGGAAAATTGTTATAAAAAACAAAGACAAAGAAAACGCAGCTAAAGACTTGCTTTCTCAGATGCTAGACGAAGATTCTGAAATCCTTACCATTATCTATGGTGAGGATGTTACAGAGGAAGAAGTAACCAGTCTTACACAATTTGTGGAAGAAAACTTTGCTGATGTTGAAATAGAAGTACATAATGGTGGTCAGCCATTATATTCTTTTATCTTTTCAATTGAATAA
- a CDS encoding Asp23/Gls24 family envelope stress response protein, whose protein sequence is MSIELKTKYGQIDISNEVIATIAGGAAIECYGIVGMASKNQIKDGITEILRKENFTRGVIVRQENEALHIDMYIIVSYGTKISEIAHNVQSKVKYTLDKTVGLAVDSVNIYVQGVRVTNP, encoded by the coding sequence ATGTCCATCGAATTAAAAACTAAGTACGGACAAATTGATATTTCAAACGAAGTAATCGCTACCATTGCCGGAGGAGCAGCTATCGAATGCTATGGTATCGTCGGTATGGCCTCTAAAAATCAAATTAAAGATGGGATTACGGAAATACTACGAAAAGAAAACTTTACTCGAGGCGTAATTGTACGCCAGGAAAATGAGGCATTACATATTGATATGTACATTATTGTTAGCTATGGAACGAAAATTTCCGAAATTGCCCACAACGTGCAATCAAAGGTTAAATATACCCTCGATAAGACAGTTGGACTTGCCGTTGACTCGGTAAATATTTACGTTCAGGGAGTTCGAGTAACGAATCCGTAA
- the rsmB gene encoding 16S rRNA (cytosine(967)-C(5))-methyltransferase RsmB produces MTSKKNNVREIALDLLTTIEKNQSYSNLLLNTTIEKNELSQKDVGLLTELTYGTLQRKMALDFYLNPFIKDNKKLADWIHHLLRLTLYQMVYLDRIPDRAAIYEAVDIAKKRGHKGIASLVNGVLRSIQRKGLPSLNEISDPNKRLAMETSHPEWLVTRWVNQFGFDKTKEMCEINLTAPMQTARVNLTKISRDECVALLEEDGFQIEKSPIIPEAIRCLKGNLASTISFKYGMFTIQDESSMLATYALGAERNEFVLDACAAPGGKSTHIAEKMNNTGEVISVDLHQHKVRLINDNARRLGLENIKTSVSDSRHLQDKFKDVLFDRILLDAPCSGLGVMRRKPDMKYTKTEKDLERLSTIQQDLLKSVSPLLKKGGILVYSTCTVDKEENENTVMKFLENNPDFEPDLTFKNRMPEAVQPFITGYDLQVFPQDFGSDGFYIAVLKKV; encoded by the coding sequence ATGACATCGAAGAAAAATAATGTACGTGAAATTGCCTTGGACCTATTAACAACAATTGAGAAAAACCAATCATATAGCAATTTACTTCTTAACACGACGATTGAAAAAAATGAGCTGTCACAAAAAGATGTGGGATTGTTAACGGAATTAACCTATGGAACCTTGCAAAGAAAAATGGCCTTGGACTTCTACCTGAATCCGTTTATCAAAGATAATAAAAAATTAGCTGATTGGATTCATCATTTGCTCAGGCTTACGCTTTATCAGATGGTGTATCTCGATCGTATTCCAGATCGAGCAGCTATCTACGAAGCAGTAGATATTGCGAAGAAGCGAGGACATAAAGGAATTGCCAGTTTGGTAAATGGAGTTTTACGAAGTATACAAAGAAAAGGACTCCCTTCATTAAATGAAATTTCTGATCCAAACAAAAGATTAGCAATGGAAACAAGTCATCCAGAATGGCTCGTAACAAGATGGGTGAATCAATTTGGGTTTGATAAAACAAAAGAAATGTGTGAAATTAACTTAACAGCACCTATGCAAACAGCAAGAGTGAATCTGACAAAAATTTCGCGAGATGAATGTGTTGCACTTTTAGAAGAGGATGGCTTTCAAATTGAAAAAAGTCCTATAATACCTGAAGCAATTAGATGTTTAAAGGGAAACTTAGCTTCCACGATTTCCTTTAAATATGGAATGTTTACCATTCAGGATGAAAGCTCCATGCTTGCTACTTACGCATTAGGGGCAGAGAGAAATGAGTTTGTCCTTGATGCTTGCGCAGCACCAGGCGGAAAAAGTACACATATTGCTGAAAAGATGAATAATACGGGTGAAGTGATTTCGGTTGATCTCCATCAGCATAAGGTACGATTAATTAACGATAATGCACGCCGTTTAGGGTTAGAAAATATTAAAACAAGTGTATCTGATTCCAGACATCTACAGGATAAGTTTAAGGATGTATTATTTGACCGCATTCTTCTCGATGCTCCATGCTCTGGCCTTGGAGTGATGAGACGAAAACCCGATATGAAATATACAAAAACTGAAAAAGATTTAGAGCGGTTAAGTACCATACAGCAGGATTTATTAAAGTCAGTATCGCCTTTACTAAAAAAGGGTGGCATTCTTGTCTACAGTACATGTACAGTGGATAAAGAGGAGAATGAAAATACTGTAATGAAGTTCTTGGAGAATAATCCAGACTTTGAACCTGATTTAACTTTTAAAAATAGGATGCCGGAAGCTGTTCAGCCATTCATAACAGGATATGATTTGCAAGTTTTTCCACAGGATTTTGGCTCAGACGGATTTTATATTGCAGTACTAAAAAAAGTATAA